In Flavobacterium sp. N3904, one DNA window encodes the following:
- a CDS encoding triple tyrosine motif-containing protein → MKTKTTFLLFFIFSIAFSQELPPIIKYSPNFYGAGNQNWMISQSQNQFVFFANNEGLLEFNGSNWQLYPSPNETIIRSVKVINNRIYTGCYMEFGFWTRQPNGRLKYTSLSKAIKNKILDDEQFWNVLNYDQWVIFQSLDRIYIYDTKLGTFKIITPKSTITKSYETNSSIYFQTVNEGLFELQSGKAHLVSDSPALKNNRIINVFSINEGLLIQTQLNGFYKLVGTIVTKFATEADSQIETSSVYSSLILSDGSYAIGTVSNGVFVLTKEGKIKFHISQNKGLSNNTALSLFEDVDNNLWVGLDNGINCINLQSPIQSFTDDTGVLGTVYTSKLFNGKLYVGTNQGLFYKNYNSKEDFKFINGTKGQVWSLFEYKGTLFCGHDSGTFTIENGIAKNIFSQSGTWKFETVPYHENLLLQGNYYGISVLERVNNQWVFRNKIKGFDYSSRYFEITNSLEVYVSHEYKGVFRFQLDKGLLKASPFITYSSPTKGKNSSLIKYNSDIYYAYKEGIFKLNPKTKQFEKDDLLSSVFEKDEYTSGKLIVDNSNKFWLFSKNYIHYFSLSKMSNQLKKNVIPIPASLTNSMLGFENITQISNSEYLIGATDGFYTMNINDMSFKNYSVSITSVTSNKLNENLVNSDINTEGSFKYDDNNITFGYTVPEYNKYINAEYQYLLEGFQDTWSDWSAKSTVNFKNLPPGSYVFKVRAKFANETLQNNAIYSFTVLKPWYNTNFAVFIYLIMFLIIVHFINKAYLNYYRKQREKLIEENNLLLEIQELENEQQLMKLRNEQLSLDVDSKNRELAVSTMSLNSKNELLAFIKEDLKKTNENGNSNIKSVISTINKNITEEDSWSVFKEAFDNADKDFLKRIKQAHPTLTPNDLRLCAYLRLNLSSKEVAPLFNISVRSVEIKRYRLRKKMDLSHEQGLVEYIMEV, encoded by the coding sequence TTGAAAACAAAAACTACTTTTCTGTTATTTTTTATATTCTCAATAGCTTTTTCTCAAGAGCTTCCTCCAATTATTAAATATTCGCCCAATTTTTATGGAGCCGGTAATCAAAATTGGATGATTTCACAATCACAAAATCAATTCGTTTTCTTCGCAAATAATGAGGGTCTTCTTGAGTTTAACGGCTCAAATTGGCAATTATATCCTTCGCCAAACGAAACCATTATTCGATCTGTAAAAGTTATTAATAACCGCATTTATACAGGCTGTTATATGGAATTTGGTTTTTGGACCAGACAACCCAATGGAAGGCTAAAGTACACTTCACTAAGTAAAGCCATAAAAAATAAAATTCTGGATGATGAACAATTTTGGAATGTTTTAAATTATGATCAATGGGTTATTTTTCAATCGTTGGACAGAATATATATTTATGATACAAAACTGGGTACTTTCAAGATTATCACTCCTAAAAGTACAATTACAAAATCGTACGAAACAAATTCTTCTATTTATTTTCAAACGGTAAATGAAGGATTATTTGAATTGCAAAGTGGAAAAGCACATTTGGTTTCAGACAGCCCTGCTTTAAAAAACAACAGAATTATCAATGTTTTTTCCATAAATGAAGGACTTCTCATTCAAACCCAATTGAATGGATTTTATAAACTAGTTGGAACAATTGTTACAAAATTTGCTACCGAAGCCGATTCTCAAATAGAAACCAGTAGTGTGTACAGCAGTTTAATACTTTCAGATGGGAGTTATGCCATAGGGACTGTATCGAATGGTGTTTTTGTCTTGACCAAAGAAGGGAAGATCAAATTCCATATTTCCCAAAATAAAGGTTTAAGTAACAATACCGCATTGTCATTGTTTGAAGATGTAGATAATAATCTTTGGGTAGGGCTTGACAATGGTATTAATTGTATCAATTTGCAATCGCCTATTCAAAGTTTTACAGATGATACTGGAGTATTGGGGACCGTTTATACTTCGAAATTATTTAATGGTAAATTGTATGTAGGAACCAATCAGGGATTATTTTATAAAAATTACAACAGTAAAGAAGATTTTAAATTTATAAATGGAACCAAAGGTCAAGTTTGGTCTTTGTTTGAATACAAAGGAACTTTATTTTGCGGACACGATTCTGGGACTTTTACTATTGAAAATGGGATTGCCAAAAATATTTTTTCACAGTCTGGCACATGGAAGTTTGAAACAGTCCCTTATCATGAAAATTTGTTGCTTCAGGGCAATTATTATGGAATATCTGTTTTGGAGAGGGTGAACAATCAATGGGTTTTTAGAAATAAGATAAAAGGGTTTGATTATTCTTCCCGATATTTCGAAATTACAAATTCATTGGAAGTTTATGTAAGTCATGAATACAAAGGGGTTTTTAGATTTCAATTGGATAAAGGATTGCTCAAAGCGAGTCCGTTTATTACATATTCTTCGCCAACCAAAGGCAAAAATTCCAGTTTGATAAAGTATAATAGTGACATTTATTATGCTTACAAAGAAGGAATTTTTAAATTGAATCCCAAAACAAAACAATTTGAAAAAGATGATTTGTTGAGTTCTGTTTTTGAGAAAGACGAATATACATCGGGTAAATTGATCGTGGACAATTCGAATAAATTTTGGCTATTTTCCAAAAATTACATTCATTATTTCTCCCTGAGCAAAATGAGCAATCAGCTTAAAAAAAATGTAATTCCAATACCAGCTTCTTTGACAAACTCTATGTTGGGTTTTGAAAATATTACCCAAATATCAAACTCAGAATACCTTATTGGAGCTACAGATGGTTTTTATACGATGAATATAAACGATATGAGTTTTAAAAACTATTCGGTATCAATAACCAGTGTAACTTCTAATAAACTAAATGAGAATTTGGTAAATAGCGACATAAATACTGAGGGGAGTTTTAAATATGACGATAATAACATCACTTTTGGTTATACTGTACCTGAATACAATAAATATATTAATGCTGAATATCAGTATTTATTAGAAGGATTTCAGGATACTTGGAGTGATTGGTCCGCAAAATCAACTGTAAATTTTAAAAATTTACCACCTGGAAGTTATGTTTTTAAAGTGAGAGCTAAATTTGCTAACGAGACATTGCAAAATAACGCTATTTATTCTTTTACTGTTTTAAAACCCTGGTACAATACAAATTTTGCTGTTTTCATTTACTTAATCATGTTTCTTATAATAGTTCATTTCATAAACAAAGCGTACTTAAATTACTATCGAAAACAAAGAGAAAAACTAATTGAAGAAAATAATTTATTATTGGAAATTCAGGAATTGGAGAATGAACAGCAATTAATGAAGCTTAGAAACGAACAACTCTCTCTTGATGTTGATTCAAAGAACCGAGAGTTGGCTGTTTCAACAATGAGTTTAAATAGTAAGAATGAATTACTGGCTTTTATAAAAGAGGACTTGAAAAAAACGAATGAAAATGGCAATTCGAATATCAAATCCGTAATAAGTACCATTAATAAAAACATTACCGAAGAAGATTCCTGGAGTGTCTTTAAAGAAGCTTTTGACAATGCAGACAAAGACTTTCTGAAAAGGATAAAACAGGCACATCCAACCTTAACGCCAAACGATTTGAGACTTTGTGCTTACCTCAGACTGAACCTTTCATCTAAGGAAGTTGCTCCTTTATTTAATATATCGGTTCGAAGCGTAGAGATAAAAAGATATCGTTTGCGTAAAAAAATGGATTTATCACATGAGCAAGGACTTGTTGAGTATATCATGGAGGTATAG
- a CDS encoding DUF4962 domain-containing protein: MKKFIYLSIISVFLISCGNEDAPSESANVAPTTPTLLSPVNNKLCANNAVSFQWDAAVDSNNDPIIYQIQVAKDKDFAHIVMTAESSATYQNFTLEKATAYYWRVKSTDNEDLSSTYSATFSFYTAGDGVINYLPFSPELVSPELNSVMSTNTATLKWTANDVDTKDKLVYDVYFGTTNPPTEKVGVNQVTPTLDVNVMASKQYFWKVVVKDDKGGESIGQIWSFRTN; encoded by the coding sequence ATGAAAAAATTTATATATTTATCTATCATTAGTGTTTTCCTAATCTCCTGCGGAAATGAAGATGCACCTTCAGAGTCTGCAAATGTAGCGCCTACAACGCCAACATTGCTTTCTCCGGTAAACAATAAATTGTGTGCCAATAATGCAGTAAGTTTTCAATGGGATGCTGCCGTAGATTCTAATAATGATCCTATAATCTATCAAATACAAGTTGCGAAAGATAAGGATTTTGCACATATTGTAATGACAGCGGAGAGTTCTGCAACCTATCAAAACTTTACTTTAGAAAAAGCAACTGCTTACTATTGGAGAGTAAAATCAACGGATAATGAAGATTTATCCAGTACCTATTCCGCTACTTTTAGTTTTTATACAGCGGGAGATGGTGTAATTAATTATTTACCCTTTTCTCCAGAACTTGTTTCTCCTGAATTAAATTCTGTTATGAGTACCAACACGGCAACACTCAAATGGACAGCAAATGATGTTGATACGAAGGATAAGCTTGTTTATGATGTGTATTTTGGAACTACAAATCCACCAACGGAAAAAGTTGGTGTAAATCAAGTAACTCCTACTCTTGATGTAAATGTAATGGCTTCAAAACAATACTTTTGGAAAGTTGTTGTAAAAGATGATAAGGGTGGAGAGTCAATTGGCCAAATTTGGAGCTTTAGAACAAATTAA